The following proteins are encoded in a genomic region of Magallana gigas chromosome 1, xbMagGiga1.1, whole genome shotgun sequence:
- the LOC105339984 gene encoding uncharacterized protein isoform X2 — MQRGVWTLALVSVCVAAIQQDDLNYIGENLDVKISVHNDLRKTDLTKHRFGLTLKNTGSKTIRSDSWAIYFCSFFAIEPGNLVSPAGYVLPNYNVKFNHIDGCLFSMAPTSDFMDIPTNGSRFVEFFGQWWAVARTDVPPNWYVAAPSLTPVNIKSTATGKKFVTEFKTVDQWKRYLVDQYNPFTAQDRFRRYKVRNFNTHIKLVIPTPKEIDVTSEKFINIKDKNVVCTQDANQSCLLLKEKLGLSYTINNDVAQIQKQNGIRVWMNSSLGINQGLYHLYTDSTKETVTVIGQSPVAIYHGIQSLLSLVSGSPDNDSVPDVRIEDEPRFEHRGMHVDVSRNFRTKEDLLRLMEAMSMYKMNKLHLHLTDDEGWRLEIPGIPELTEIGSKRCHDPDETKCLVPQLGSGGDQTTSGSGFFTVADFQEILDEASKRFIDVIPEVDIPGHSRAAIKSMEARYKKYATSNQTRANQYRLVDPDDTSEYQSVQMFDDNAINPCIETTYAFVEKVILEIKKMYEGHQTLKFFHFGGDEVPELALVNSTKCQQFTRDNPYYNTTHKLKEYFVLRVSNITNSLGLDLAGWEDGLLQEGGVPFERTVLPNSAVYGNAWQNIWEWGAGRRAYDLANSGYKVVLSHATHLFFDQPQEPDPEEPGLYWATRFTDAMKAFHFLPDRLYDNIAEKRSGERLTKSEACGENMEKCPPLVNKNNIIGLQGQAWGETFMTSEIFDSMVFPRILSLAERAWHKASWEDMEQPGRGVAALEDWESFANTVGHKEFKRLRRLGINYRIAPPAAIVENGYIRVKTEFPGHSVQYSRDDGATWFDIPHEWFLRDKQPFLVRSCLLDETRCSRTIKFYQDEPAPKSEQHLVDYISENVETRYEVISNLINEWQNFSARISLYNKGERDLSYGNWEIYFNSIRLIQPNDYPYPSGYLLPECNMTVHHVSGSLFKLTPTDNFRLNQKRGLSCTIICKYWQSAITDSMPNWYVAADAMRPKNLTFTEGEDLSYVASFVRREQYIRYPTDGWKPFTAEERFDRNQAMTVSGMPEKRIIPTPVENLLQSQSVTIDSSWVIVNLTDYISEIQLISDLLTIQVAAAKPTSKYIEIITDNSMTVLNNQETQDEAYIISINPTNIAITVRKPCGVFYAYQSLRSLLNTNKALPVGDIKDQPRFQYRGMHVDVGRNFHTKEEILKILDAMAMYKLNKFHFHLTEDEGWRLEIPGLPELTEVGSKRCHDPMEEECLLPQLGSGSNGCKLGCGFYTVEDYKKILRYANARHIEVIPEIDMPGHCRAGIKAMEARYRKYMNYGNETAAREFLLTDFADKTQYLSVQMFTDNAINICMDSSKVFIRYIIRAIKKMHADIQPLKVYHFGGDEIAGAWKDSPECQTFVANSALNDVGELKKYFAHLMTQLTNDEALVVAAWGDGLKEGLTPFNRSEFPGQRDVIAYNWENVWEWGQGDKAYKLANAGYKVVLGHATHLYFDHPYEPDPEERGFYWATRFTDTRKVFGYVPSDIYKNADIAGNGQPLTQDQICTNNGTCLQLERPENIIGMQGHIWTETVRTTDQLQEMVFPRLIALAERAWHRSAWEDEENKSQRVAQTNEEWTSFAKALVNKELDRLEKMGIKYNIPKPGGRLNNLKVEVNTALPGLNIQYTEKGRSNWRDVTSDTNILLGTDIELRTTSKSGRVRSFGRTPVTLRSPLLTSASNRKYYGKPT; from the exons TATGTGTTGCTGCAATCCAACAGGATGACCTAAACTATATAGGAGAAAATCTGGACGTCAAAATATCAGTCCACAATGACTTAAGAAAAACCGACTTGACCAAACACAGATTTGGCCTCACTTTGAAAAacaccggaagtaaaacaatTCGCTCAGACAGCTGGGCCATATACTTCTGCAGCTTCTTCGCAATAGAACCAGGTAACCTTGTGTCTCCTGCAGGCTACGTTCTGCCGAACTACAATGTCAAATTCAACCACATTGATGGTTGCTTGTTCAGCATGGCGCCAACTTCAGATTTCATGGATATTCCTACAAACGGCTCCCGCTTTGTTGAGTTTTTTGGTCAATGGTGGGCCGTGGCGAGGACGGACGTTCCCCCGAATTGGTACGTCGCTGCCCCCTCTCTTACGCCCGTCAATATCAAATCGACGGCGACCGGTAAGAAATTTGTGACGGAGTTTAAAACTGTGGACCAATGGAAGCGATACCTAGTGGACCAGTATAACCCTTTCACAGCGCAAGATCGCTTCAGACGATACAAAGTTAGGAACTTTAACACTCACATCAAGCTCGTCATCCCTACGCCCAAAGAGATTGACGTCACCTCTGAAAAGTTTATCAACATAAAGGATAAGAATGTTGTCTGCACCCAAGATGCAAACCAAAGCTGTTTACTTTTGAAAG AGAAACTTGGGTTATCCTATACAATCAACAATGATGTTGCGCAGATTCAAAAACAAAACGGCATTAGGGTATGGATGAATTCTTCTCTTGGTATAAACCAAGGTCTTTATCATCTCTACACCGACTCAACCAAAGAGACGGTCACTGTGATTGGCCAATCTCCCGTTGCTATTTATCACGGCATCCAATCACTTCTAAGCTTAGTGTCGGGATCGCCTGACAACGACAGTGTCCCGGATGTTAGAATTGAAGACGAGCCTCGGTTTGAACACAGAGGCATGCATGTTGATGTATCAAGGAACTTTAGAACAAAAGAGGATCTACTGAGACTGATGGAAGCTATGTCGATGTATAAGATGAACAAACTTCATCTACATCTCACTGATGATGAAGGCTGGCGATTAGAAATTCCTGGTATTCCAGAATTAACGGAG ATTGGGAGTAAACGATGCCACGACCCTGATGAGACAAAGTGTTTAGTTCCCCAGCTCGGATCGGGCGGAGACCAAACAACCTCCGGTTCCGGCTTTTTCACAGTCGCAGATTTCCAGGAAATTTTAGATGAAGCATCAAAACGTTTTATCGACGTCATCCCGGAAGTGGACATACCAGGTCATTCTCGCGCTGCCATCAAATCCATGGAAGCAAGATACAAGAAATACGCGACAAGCAACCAAACACGCGCAAATCAATACAGACTAGTGGACCCGGATGATACTAGTGAATACCAATCAGTTCAGATGTTCGATGACAATGCAATAAATCCTTGTATCGAAACCACATATGCGTTCGTGGAGAAAGTGATCTTGGAGATCAAGAAAATGTACGAAGGACACCAAACTCTCAAGTTCTTCCACTTTGGTGGAGACGAAGTGCCAGAGTTAGCGTTGGTCAATTCAACAAAGTGTCAGCAGTTTACGAGGGATAATCCCTATTACAATACGACACACAAATTGAAGGAGTACTTCGTCTTACGTGTTTCCAATATAACCAACAGCCTAGGACTGGATCTGGCTGGCTGGGAAGACGGTTTACTACAAGAGGGCGGGGTGCCTTTTGAACGGACAGTGTTACCTAATTCTGCAGTGTACGGAAACGCATGGCAGAACATTTGGGAATGGGGTGCTGGAAGACGAGCATACGACTTAGCGAACAGTGGATATAAG GTGGTTCTTTCCCATGCCACGCATCTGTTTTTCGATCAACCACAAGAACCCGATCCCGAGGAGCCTGGCCTCTATTGGGCTACTCGCTTTACCGACGCCATGAAAGCTTTTCACTTCCTGCCAGATAGACTTTATGACAACATCGCAGAGAAAAGATCGGGAGAGCGGCTCACAAAATCAGAAGCGTGTGGGGAAAATATGGAGAAATGTCCTCCCTtagtaaacaaaaacaacatcatTG GTCTCCAGGGCCAAGCATGGGGAGAAACATTTATGACATCAGAAATATTTGACTCAATGGTCTTCCCAAGAATTCTTTCCTTGGCTGAACGAGcgtggcacaaagcatcatggGAAGATATGGAGCAACCCGGAAGAGGTGTGGCAGCGCTAGAAGATTGGGAGTCGTTCGCAAACACAGTCGGTCATAAAGAGTTCAAGAGACTAAGACGGTTAGGGATTAACTACAGGATAGCACCGCCTGCTGCTAT cGTTGAGAACGGATACATCAGAGTAAAAACGGAATTTCCAGGACATTCGGTACAATACAGCAGGGATGACGGTGCCACGTGGTTTGATATCCCGCATGAGTGGTTTCTCCGAGACAAGCAACCTTTCCTCGTGCGATCTTG TCTTTTAGACGAAACCAGATGTAGTAGAACAATCAAGTTTTACCAAG atGAACCTGCGCCAAAATCAGAGCAACATCTAGTAGATTACATTTCCGAAAATGTCGAGACGAGATATGAGGTGATAAGTAACCTAATCAACGAGTGGCAAAACTTCAGCGCAAGAATATCTCTATACAACAAAGGAGAGAGGGACCTGTCCTATGGAAACTGGGAGATATATTTCAACTCTATCCGACTTATCCAACCTAATGACTATCCTTACCCGTCTGGATATTTACTCCCAGAATGCAACATGACTGTACATCACGTGAGCGGAAGTCTGTTCAAACTGACGCCGACGGACAATTTCCGTCTCAATCAAAAGAGGGGTCTGTCTTGCACGATCATCTGCAAGTATTGGCAATCCGCCATCACCGACTCCATGCCAAACTGGTACGTCGCGGCAGACGCAATGAGACCGAAAAATCTTACTTTTACCGAAGGCGAGGATTTGAGTTATGTAGCGTCCTTTGTTAGACGGGAACAGTACATTCGATATCCTACTGACGGGTGGAAGCCATTCACAGCGGAAGAAAGGTTCGATAGAAATCAGGCGATGACCGTTTCCGGGATGCCCGAGAAACGGATTATACCAACTCCTGTCGAAAATTTACTGCAATCGCAATCCGTGACCATTGACTCATCTTGGGTGATTGTAAATTTGACGGACTATATTAGTGAAATTCAGTTGATTTCTG ATTTGCTGACAATACAAGTAGCAGCCGCGAAACCAACTTCAAAATACATAGAAATAATCACGGACAATAGCATGACTGTCCTCAATAACCAGGAAACACAGGACGAAGCATACATAATCAGTATCAACCCAACCAATATCGCCATTACTGTAAGGAAACCTTGCGGGGTATTTTACGCCTACCAAAGTCTACGTAGCTTACTCAACACTAACAAAGCTTTACCCGTCGGCGACATCAAAGACCAGCCTCGTTTTCAATACAGAGGGATGCATGTTGATGTCGGAAGAAACTTCCACACTAAAGAGGAGATCTTGAAAATTCTGGACGCGATGGCCATGTATAAGTTGAAtaagtttcattttcatttgacGGAGGACGAAGGCTGGAGACTAGAGATTCCCGGACTTCCCGAACTAACAGAG GTGGGATCGAAGCGATGTCACGACCCAATGGAAGAAGAATGCCTGCTCCCACAGTTAGGCTCAGGGTCCAATGGATGTAAACTTGGCTGTGGGTTCTACACGGTCGAAGACTACAAAAAAATCCTGAGATATGCGAACGCCCGCCATATTGAAGTCATACCGGAAATCGATATGCCCGGTCACTGCCGTGCAGGCATCAAAGCCATGGAGGCTAGATACAGGAAGTACATGAATTATGGGAATGAAACTGCAGCTCGGGAATTTCTCTTGACTGACTTCGCTGACAAAACTCAGTATCTGTCTGTTCAGATGTTTACGGACAATGCCATTAACATCTGTATGGACTCTTCCAAAGTCTTCATACGTTACATCATACGGGCTATTAAGAAGATGCATGCAGATATACAGCCATTGAAGGTGTACCATTTTGGAG GTGACGAGATAGCTGGGGCGTGGAAGGACTCTCCAGAATGTCAGACCTTTGTGGCAAACTCGGCATTAAATGATGTAGGTGAATTAAAGAAGTATTTCGCCCATTTGATGACCCAGTTAACGAATGACGAGGCGCTGGTTGTAGCGGCCTGGGGCGACGGGTTGAAGGAAGGACTGACTCCATTTAATCGATCCGAGTTCCCTGGTCAAAG AGATGTGATCGCCTATAATTGGGAGAACGTCTGGGAGTGGGGCCAAGGAGACAAGGCGTATAAACTGGCTAATGCTGGCTATAAG GTGGTGCTCGGTCATGCCACTCACCTCTATTTTGACCATCCTTACGAACCGGATCCGGAAGAGCGTGGATTCTACTGGGCGACTCGGTTCACTGACACTCGGAAGGTCTTCGGCTATGTACCTAGTGATATATACAAAAACGCCGATATCGCAGGAAACGGACAACCATTAACCCAGGATCAGATCTGCACAAACAATGGAACGTGCCTGCAGTTGGAAAGGCCAGAGAATATTATTG gCATGCAAGGACATATTTGGACAGAGACAGTTCGGACGACAGACCAGCTGCAGGAAATGGTATTCCCTCGCCTGATTGCCCTGGCGGAGAGGGCGTGGCACAGGTCAGCGTGGGAGGACGAGGAAAATAAGAGTCAGAGGGTTGCCCAAACCAATGAGGAGTGGACCTCGTTTGCTAAAGCATTGGTGAATAAAGAGTTGGATCGACTGGAAAAAATGGGAATCAAGTACAACATTCCTAAGCCTGGAGGAAG GCTGAATAATCTCAAAGTAGAGGTCAACACCGCGCTTCCCGGTTTAAATATTCAGTATACGGAAAAGGGGAGGTCTAATTGGcgtgacgtcacttccgatACCAACATTTTGCTGGGAACAGATATAGAATTGAGGACTAC GTCTAAAAGTGGGCGTGTGCGCAGCTTCGGACGTACGCCGGTTACTCTACGATCACCGCTATTAACTTCCGCTTCCAACCGGAAGTATTACGGC